TTACTCTTAAAGAAATTACACTCACTTCAAAGTTGTGCTcatccctttctcttttttttggtgaaaagtttTGCTGATGTATAGAGTTCTATGGAAGCAAATAATGCTTTTAATAAtttctttattataaatttataaaattgaTATGCATAGGTGGTGCTTAGGTGGAGAAGGCATTTCAATTTAGTTAATCAAAACCTACATGAAAAGAAAGTGCCATGCAAGGGCCCTTTGCCCGCTCCGCTTTGGTCACTTGGAAGTACTAcggaaacaaacaaaaaaaaaaaaaggtgtaggGCATCTGTGTATCGGCTGatatatattgatattgatCCGACTTAGAGTCGATATGGATCAAACGATATGGTATGGATATGattttttaacaaaacaaaaaaaaaaaaaaccgtttgATATGTAATTGGAGTATAACTAGTGATCGATATGGTACCCAATACCATGATTTAAATCAATGCTCCCACATTCAATTGGAGGGAAAATCACATGGCCATTACCTACCCATTTAAGTCTCACTTTGCTCTCTTGTGGGTAAGTTGTGTCATGTTTGGTAGGGTGCAACATGTACTAGCCATGACAATTTTAGGTTCTAATTTGAATTATATTGGATTATTGGCCGAGATTGGGATTATTATATTCACCAATTCAATTAACCAACCCAACTTGCTCCGAGCGAAAAGCAGTTTGGCTTTAGAGTTCTGCTCCCACGATGACGTGGTGAACATTGCCTTCACTTACACAATCTCTTTTCCCCATAAGCACATGCGTAAGTGTGAAAGAGATGCCTAGAACTGGATTCCCTCCCGTCTGATTGctaaatcagagagagagagagagagagagagatcccagATTTCCAGGGTATGAGATACCAATTTCTAGTGATGTTTCATACCAAACAGTAAAAGGGGTTAAGATTTCATATCAAATAGCAGAAGTGATTAAGATTTCATATCAAAAAGCAACAAAACAAATACTAATTATTACTGCAGGTAGTAACGGTATAAACAAGATTAAAGAGGCAAAATGGATGCGTTTTTGGGCCCCATGAAACGAATACAATTAAATGGAATGATGTTGAAAGTGACAGAGGCCTACCGCCAGTGATCATCGTATGTGATTCCCTTTTGCATCCTATTATTAATTAGGGTAAACCAACAAGAATAAGAAAGTTTTTTTCATCTATTTGTAGGGTATATAGAATAGACCAAAGGGGATGATACAATAAACCCTTGCCCTaataacatccccccaaccctGAACCTCTATCGTAAGGATCGATTATGGGGTTTAGGTCAGGTAATGTTCAACTATTGGGATTATGATTATAGGAATCAAAGAGACAGATATAATTGAGGTATTAGATTCCGTATAAATAACTAGAAAGATTGATCCAAACCACATTGGTTAAGATTCCTCATCAATGGGGGGAGTTTAGTCTCACATTGACCTGGTAGTGTGTAGTTTTTTGGATAGATAGGCCCTATGgagatttgaactcatgacctcttaattatgaggtgttggtctttgccaaTTGAGCCATCCGGCCCCTTGGGGTGACTCGTTAATGTGTAGTTGATGGACTTATATCAGGGGTATATCACAGGGTACGAGATTTTCTTGataaataaaaccaaattcTAGAAAGTATTAAGCAATATTGCAGATAATAACCATATAACCAAGATTTAAGAGGCAAAATGGATGAGTTATTCACCCCCATCTCTTGTGGACGGGCTTGCAAGTAGGGCAGCATGTTCCAAAAATTCTGAGGTTTGGAATGGAACAGCTGCCTTCATACCACATTCAATAACATGGGAAGCCTTGGGCAGACCATACTATCGATTTTCTTAATTCTTGAaatcttttcttgtttctttggcTGGTTGAGCACTCTTGCTGCATCAGCTAATTAAGTCTTTTTTGCTGTAACTATTCTTGTATTATATCCTCCTTTTTAATCTTAATAGATACCTGCTgacctttaacaaaaaaaaaatttcgccCCCATGAAATGAATGAAGCTGAAAGTGACAGAAAGAAGCCTGCTAGTGATCATGGTATGGGATTCCCTTCTGCACCCTATTAAGGCCTAAAccaacaagaacaagaaaagtTCTCTTCATCTCTCTTATTGGTAGAAATAGAATTGACCCACAGGAGCTAAATTAAACCCTGGCAGTGGCACCATAAAATAAAGTCCCCAACCCAGAAcctgacccccccccccccccccgggatAAAGATTCTCTCTGTTCATTGGTGATTATCTATCACTTGATAGGAAAGCAAAGAAGTACCAGGTGCAGATAATTAAAGTATATTATTTTGGATCGATCATAGTACAGAACAGAGCCTCCCACCCACAAATGTGAGTTGTGATCCCATCTGTCTGATGATCATTACCTAGAACCTATCCTTTGTACAGATCAGATAGAATATCTTATCTACATACGGCTTCCAAATCCACTATTCAAACTCATGCTGACGTTGTGTACTACTTACTTATACATGTCCTCCTAGTAAAGCCACATCAACCCAAGTCCCaccggatctttatcctctttaGTTTCTGTCCGGCATAGTTCTTTAGTTCTTCTAACGGGGTTGGAAGGACCACCTTATTCCTGTTTAAACACTTTGCTCGGGTGAGGTTCACTATTCTCTATTAGAGaaattgaagaattgaaggagataattttccgatcGAAACTTGGCCATGGTCAAATAGTGTTGTATCCTTGACCTTATTCTTGCCCATCATACAAAAGTAAAGTAGTAAATTTGTTTGGAATTATACGTTGGTTATCTCAAGCCTTGTTTTACATATTgggtattggtatcggatcggcTGATACATATCAGCCGTGATTGACACCGATATATCCCCCTTTTTTACACTACTTCTATCCAATCCTACACCGATCTAGAGTTTCAATTTCGTACTAAAAAAAGTGATTGGGAAGAATGCAAGGTATTGGAATTTTAAAAGGCAAGTGCTCAAACTTGATTCGTTCTTCCGTGTAAATTGAAGCCGTACGTATGTATTTATTGACCATCTTTAATGCCTTGGCAACGCGGAGAACCTCCGTCGTCGAGGTCTAAAACTACTGATTGGcttgtacatatatatatatatatatatatatatatatatatatatatatatattcgaAGTACTTGTTCCTTCCATATATGTAGTATTAAAATGTACCTGTAGAGATCAAAGCTCGATCAAATTACCCGGTACAGTACTACAAGACATGTTTTGGCTAATGGTAAGTATCCACATCAGGGTTGTTCTCGGATCCCCATAAAGTTAATAACAATTAGGTAGGAATACATTTGCCTTTGTCCCCAattattttatgtatatatgttaAAAAGACACAAATCATAGATCTCTATTTAGGGTTACAAAAGAAGATCTATGCTGTGCAGATAATTAAGGGACCCACAGTTTTCAAATCTATCTCAAAAACCCAGGCTACCTTATAATTCAAGTTTTATAGTAACTATTTACACACCAACCAATTGCTATAAATATGGGGGTCTCTCCTTGTTTGAAGAACTCATTCATTTATCTGGTGGTTGATCGATCTAGCTACCTAGAAGGCATATATAGTTCATATATAGAGCTTAAGagttcaaatatatatatatatatatggaggcAAACCGTAAGCCGCAGAGAGGTTTCATGAGAGGTAAGCTTGTCATGTCTTTCTATAGAGCAGCCAAGCCTACTTTAAGTAGCAAGGTCGTTAAGCCTAATCCCCCATCTTCTGCTTCACTGGGTTTCCGGGTTGATCAAGATCTTTCCATTCCACCTGCACCGAAGCAGAAGGTTTCATTCTCAAAACGAAACATTGCTACTGTTCGTGAGTCCTTTAATGGCCGCATCAACAGTCTCAACGGTGGTGAAGGTGATGAAAATGTTGATAGCAAGGCTGCAACCTACATTTCTTGTGTTCAAGAACGTTTTAAGAATGAACAAGATATGATGGATTGGAGGATATGATTAATTATCAAGACCAATCACTCTTGATTACTATTATTTTTCCCAAGTTAGTGTTAGCTAGAGATCACTTTTATGATCTTCTTTCTCTTCGTTTTCCTTTATAGAAAAGAAAGCATAAATGATCACGTAAAGTggcatctttcttgggtccagTCCATGTTTTTGGTTCTGCTTTGCGAAGCACCCTAGGCTGTATGGACTGATTCCAATTAATCACTAAGAATATTAATATCTTATTACATTATGTTGGTGCTTTAGCTAGCTCTTTAATTACCAACTAATCTCAGTTAATTACAAGTTTTATtctaaccaaaaagaaaaatctgtAACTAGATGTAACCATAGAAATTTCATTGCATTACACTGAGTTTGGATCTCGTCTCCATGTTGCGTCACATCCAAATCCTCCATGAAATGAGATCCACACCCCATGAAAGATGTGTATCTGTCTCCATCTGGGAACAGAATCTACACACACTGTCATGGATTGACAGACGACAGAAGCTTGGTTAGCAATCTAGtaatcatttttatttaaaataaaaaaacaaagaatgaaTTCTTCTTTACCTATGATGAATAGAGAACATACATCTTAAGTGACGACACCTGGCCTTTGAATTAACTTGAATtggagaagggtatttttgaattCGGTACACTAAAATGCGGGAATTGATCAACATCTGCCTAGCACAGTTGGTGAACCATGGTGCGCTTGATGCCTATGCTCTCCAGGAGGTTTCAAGTTTGAATCTCCTAACTGATACTTTTCCCCCTCCCCGGTTCAACCCCCCTCCTCCCTCTATAGAAATATGTATATATggggaaaggtttcatacacggtcgtgtaaaccgtgtaagtgagagggtctctcacaaaaaattagaaaagtcataaatcccaatctattaattaatgtcttgaaacttccacactctcacatacacggtttacacgaccgtgtatgaaaactttttcctatatatatataaaaatagggAAGCAGCTTTTTGTACgagagtgtggtctatgccagcactcccatgtgtctatctctcttctccttaaaataaggggacagagatgtcttttcacatggggggggagagagatagactcatgggagtgctggtgtaggctatactcccgtacagaaattttttttccatataaataaataaagctctcaattcccaaaaaaaaaaaataaatgcaaaaatTGATGATGAAACTTACCTGCCCATAAATCCAATTATAGTTTCATGATATAATGatgaatgaagagattctctcctcATACCAGGCACCGAGGGCGCATGTGCCCAATTTGTACTTTTGGAATTTGCATGCATGTGCTGCCCTTGGACTGGACCGCATCTAATTCATAGTGGCCCAAGCCCAAGTCAATCACCATTAATTTGGACTTCTTTGTTCACCTTTTCTCCGTTATTTTCAGTTCAGCTTTTACattgttttaattttcataACTTATGGTATGTGGATTCATTCAAATTGCAAGCCTTATTAggtttgaatttctttttttttttttttttgttaaaaagaaATTCTATTCAAATACAAAACATGTGTTACACAAAGTTTCAAAAACATCTGGATTTAAAAATCAAGGAGTGAAATATGGTCCTGTCTTACATAAACGTGGCATACCATAGTGGTGTGTGAACCACTTTAAATCTCTGTCATcttactctgtttttttttttattttgtttgtgttttgattGATGTTTGTTCTAACAATGTATGCAATGTCTATGCAACTCGATCAAATGGGCAACCAAAATAAGAAGGataatatattattaaaatataaaaatatccTACATCTATCCTACATTTTCTGTGCCATGCCAATTGCaatgcaagaaataaaatcATGCACATGGAACACACATGGTAAaagtaaaagacaaaaaaaaggggggggggggaagttcTTTGCACCGGGGTGTAGggtgcacctagacacatgggagtgggtgaaatgaTCGGCTTATCCCCTGAAGGACCGAAATCCTGCTACTATCCCGTCCCATGTGTCTGAACGCAGCCTGCACCAGATATGCTCCCGGGCAGAGAACATcaccccatatatatatatatatgaaaagagATAGTGCACTGATTGTGTTAGTGGGAGGGATAACGAAATGTGAGTCTTCGAGTAGGAGATTCTAGTTCACAGCAAGATGCGGGCACTCCCGCTGGTCCCATAGCAAGAAGCGGTCTGGAGTGATATTTTCACAATTTAATATTATTATAAAACGAATAGCACCATGACTAAGCAAGTAAGCATCCAATTGACGAAAGAAAatcttataaaataaaaaaagtgacGAAAGAAAAGCAATTCACACAGAATCTGAGTATGTTTACCATCCTTTATTAAAAATTAGTTGTGGATTCTTTGATGAAGCCCTgattaaaatatgttttttctttctttctactcGTCATTTGGATATTCAATTATCATCAAAATGGTAAAATCATTCTCTCAGATCTCCAAGTGGATCAAAATCTTAGGATTCTCGAAAAATAAAATCTGAGGGTTTCAATGTTTTTCTTGGACGGTGGAGATACAGGGGAAAAATGCATATAGGTTTTCATGTGAAGGAGACTATTGCACTAGAGGTGCCAACTAGTGTAGCCAATAAGACCCGAGTTAGCTACAGCAAGATCTAGAGATTTAATTCAACTTTCATTCATTTGGGAGGgaattgggttttgtttttttttttattggtggGGGGAGAAGGAATTAAAATATAgtatattttaattattttgaaaaaagaatgttgcttgaTCGTGTAGTCACTACTCGAATTAGACCACTGGCAACACATGCATGAACATCGACTAGGAGGGACCGGAATAATCCATGTATTGCGAAGTGACAAATAGTGCAAGGGTTTCACTAGACATAGTGACACTAGAAGAACCCTATAAAAAACTATATAACAATTATATTTGAAATATTATAATAATTTCATAATTCTACAAAATATGACCAGTAATGTCTTTGACATACAAATGGAATAGAGCTGAAACAATTTCAAGGAAAGTGAGggaagtggggggggggggggggaagaacgATTCCTGAAACAGATAACTGTGAAAAAAGAAGGTACGCAGCAAGTTGAGaacatatttaaaaaaagaagaatgatgCCGATCAATCCACGATTACGTAGTGAACATTACATTCACTGACACAGTTATCCCCACCTTCCATCTCCAAAAGGAAATTACACAATTACAGCAGCTCTTTTAAAATAATAAGCACGTGCGCGCACTCTTGACAGAAAGATGGATTCAACTGGATTCCATtccttttaattattaattactAAAACAGGGAGAGATATATCCCATGGTATAAGATTCCAAACAATTAATACCATTATatggttttagtgtacggtAACGGAACGGTTATCTGTCAATCCGAAAATTGATATAATATTGAATCGGTATCGACATGGATCGATCATATCAAATATATCTgccctaattttttgtttaaaaatggttttttaattattataccTTTTTTCATATCGTATCGGTGTTGATACAATATCAACATAGTATTGGGATCGATCACTTGTAAAACCAGTATGTATCATCCATGACGACACACGATACCGATATTGGTTAAGCTTTCATATCAAACAGTAAAAAATAGGTTGAGATTTCATATCAAACAGTAAAAGGGGTTAAGATTTCATATAAAAAAGCAACAAAACAAATATTAAGTACTGCAGGTGGTAACGGTATAAACATGATTTAGGAGACAAAATGGATGCGTTTTTTGGGCCCCATGAAATGAGTAGTTAAATGGAATGAAGTTTAAAGTGACAGAGGCCTGCCAGTAGTGATCATGGTGTGTGATTCCCTTTTGCATCCTATTAATTAATTAGGTCTAAACCAACAAGAATAAGTTGTTCTCTTCATTAGAGATAATTTAAGCCCACCTCACATTAATAAAATCTCCAATTCAAAATCTAACAAATACAATAAATGTAAGTAGCTCCATGGCCAAGAATAGGGAGAATTTACTCTCACATCAGTTGGGATGAATGGGACTCTTAGACTAATGATCTTGGGAAAGGCCTCCCTACCataaaattcagatttttggGTTAGACGTTGTTAAATGATATTAGAGTGATTGTCTATGTACTAACTATTTGGGGGTCACGGTTCAAAACTAAGGGAATTGATGTAGTGAATGTAGCTCCATGACCAGAACTGAGAGatttcttcctatcttagttGGGTAATGTGTGACTACTGAGCTTGTCACTCTGGGAATTAGAGAGAGATGGAATCAAAAGGAAAGATATATGTACCAAACCACATGGATTAAGATTCCCCATCAATGGGGAGATTTAATCCCACCATGATCCGGTAGTGTGTGATCACTAAGCTTATGACCCTAGTAATAAAAAAGAGATATCCAAGGGATATCCTCTATGCTATAAAATTCTCTACAAATAAAAAGTACTAAGCATTGCAGTTAATAACAGGCAAAATAGATGCGTTCAGTTAAAATGAATGAGGGTGAAAGTGAGAGAGACATGTTAGTGATCGTGGTATGGGATTCCCTTTTGCACCCTATTTACGCCTAAACCAACAAAAGTACGAAAGTTCTCTTCATCTCTGTTGGTAGAAATAGATTTGGCCCAAAGGATCTAAATCAAATCCTCACCCAACCCAGGACCTAACATCTCAATTATAGGAAATAAAGTGGATAATTCATTGAACTCCCATGGATAAAGATTCTCACatttacaaataaaaaagaaaaggagaatcATTCTCTGCATGGGAGCGTAGGGGCTATGCATGCGACAGTCAATGAAAACGTGGGTTGGCACATTGAGAGTGGAAATTCTATCATTCATGGGGGTAGTGTTagatttaatatatattttattttattttaagttttaaaatattttgattgctttgttatggtgtgggacccatttgatcaaagaagtaattccaaaggttgtaacattctatgggtaccctaaagtctattcatagtcactatcatgagtgggaaggtggatcaaggatattgaatgagattgatttctcaattcatggccataagTGATGTCTCTcctttatgggtattaaggcatttatggtccttagtggagaatgaccattttattgggttttaaggcctttatggtcttagtggagaatgaatgaattttaaggtcattcatgacccttagtggaaatgaccatgaatttggaattaacctccaattcatgtccatattcatgcccataaatcttattcttcaatttggtcataagtggatggttattcttgagaattccaagggagtgcaaggattggtcttgggcctatataaacccaaccaattgctttgtaagagacatctttggatacatgttcatgcccatacttagcaatcactaagagtattattctctttctctctcttttcttttaagtgtgttagagggttgctgtgttaAAGCTCTTGGCTCTTTCAAGGGAATAGAAtgactgcttcatcttctagttggaggttgttttatcttgggatagtggtgcagaacactccttggtagtaggaggcatcaattaccttaaaggcagcaccacaagtgtgactcaacctcaagcttgttcaagttgttgcgggtgtggttctacatcaaattcaagctttggtcttctcatttcagccaaaggtcaagcctagtttctactgcttaatctattgtattgcaattcgtgttgtttcaattatttgtaaggaattgcaatacaattatccaacaagtttaaggtaattgatattATAAGATCTCATGGCTGATCTTGGAGTCGTAAGCAACAAGGGTGATGCTTCGAACAACAACACGCCGATGGAGTCATCAATGAAGGAAATCCTTCAAACACAAGTATtgaaggagcaatcaacaaccaagaaggcggagttcctgttagccgcaatggtaaggagattcctcttttttctACCGTTGACTCAATTCCCACCAATGTTATCCCGTCGATGACGAAGCTTATCCCGGATTTGGGTAAAATGAGGATTATCTCTGAATTTGACATGATCGAACAGTTTGGAGGTCAAAACTTTAAACGATGGaggcaaatgatgttgtttgcATTAGCCCAAATTGGGGTGGTATTTGCCTTGGACCGAACCCATGCGAAAAAAGTAATGATCCtgaaaaggagggcaaaagggTGGCTTGGATTCAAGCGGATTACCGTGCAAGAATCGAATTttgaatgcattatcaaatgacttataccatgtgtatagttcTTTGGAGTATGCATGTTCGATTTGGAATGCGTTGGTAAAGAAGTACTCTCTTGAGGATGCTGGTTCAAGGAAGTACTTGGTGGCTAACTTTCTaaactttgctatgaaagatagGTACACCGTCTCAagccaaattgatcaatttcaaattttggttggaaagctagcaaaggaaaagatggttctaccggaagaatttgtgaccgatgccttgattgaaa
The nucleotide sequence above comes from Telopea speciosissima isolate NSW1024214 ecotype Mountain lineage chromosome 3, Tspe_v1, whole genome shotgun sequence. Encoded proteins:
- the LOC122653932 gene encoding uncharacterized protein LOC122653932 — its product is MEKSRKQRGFMRGGKLVMSLFKAAKPAISIVQFSSKVVKPTPSSASLGFRVDQDLSIPPAPKQKVSFSKRNIATVRESFNGRINSLNGGEGDENVDSKAATYISCVQERFKNEQDMMDWRI